In Macrobrachium rosenbergii isolate ZJJX-2024 chromosome 16, ASM4041242v1, whole genome shotgun sequence, a single genomic region encodes these proteins:
- the LOC136847007 gene encoding glucose dehydrogenase [FAD, quinone]-like yields the protein MFVNYFTSVPTTVFLGALMPLLRILLSAVVKEVREAERAFSAPENFLEEYDFIVVGSGAGGGVVASRLAEVPSWNVLLVEAGPVPPQDSYIPGLYAFGYMRGNKNWDYATEPQDSCLKSFVGQRATIPHGKVLGGSTITNGMLYARGNSKDFEHWASLGNTGWDYENCLHYFRKSENYRGSKLGETELYHGRGGPMSVSGSHPGDLSVAFLAAGVENGFDIIDPSGPVHTGFSTPYFNVGDGIRSSVAYSFIRPAAAWPNLHVLHSATVQKIILDGDKGAKGVIFKHDDELYKAMASKEVIISAGALGSPKLLMLSGIGPEEHLQEHGIEPIVNVPGVGQNLQDHMSVYGLVWTINKGSSSSMRQFIAPGAIERYVLEREGPYAAPIGDIANAWIGVNGEIDNDYPDVQISLSPAPFHLDRGLFVPYIFGLEKELYMRHYSPLFGEDGFTLLINLLRPKSVGSVTLRSSNPDDLPVIDPQYLSNDDDIYTLLKGVKAAVILGNSTAFRQNFDAKLYDNPVPGCEGETFASDRYWVCYIRHMATSFWHPAGTCKMGPSDDPFAVVDPRLRVHGVKGLRVIDASIMPVIVSANPMAASIMIGEKGADLIKQDWGLNVGY from the exons TCGGGAGCGGAGCCGGAGGCGGCGTTGTGGCATCCCGACTGGCAGAAGTGCCCTCCTGGAATGTCCTCCTGGTGGAGGCAGGTCCCGTACCACCGCAGGACAGTTACATCCCGGGACTGTACGCCTTCGGATACATGCGGGGCAATAAGAACTGGGACTACGCTACCGAACCTCAGGACAGCTGTCTCAAAAGCTTCGTTGGCCAG CGCGCTACTATCCCACACGGAAAAGTGTTGGGGGGGTCGACGATAACAAATGGGATGTTGTATGCCCGAGGCAATAGTAAGGATTTCGAGCACTGGGCATCGCTGGGGAACACTGGATGGGATTACGAAAACTGCCTTCACTACTTCAGGAAGAGTGAGAATTACAGGGGCAGCAAGCTTGGAGAAACAG AGCTGTATCATGGCCGCGGCGGTCCAATGTCTGTttctgggtctcatcccggagaTCTGTCAGTGGCTTTCCTGGCGGCAGGTGTAGAGAACGGCTTCGATATCATTGACCCCAGCGGACCCGTTCATACAG GTTTTTCTACGCCTTATTTCAATGTCGGAGATGGCATTAGGTCTTCTGTAGCTTATTCATTCATCAGACCAGCAGCAGCATGGCCCAATCTTCATGTACTACATAGTGCTACAGTACAGAAG ATCATATTGGACGGAGACAAAGGAGCCAAGGGAGTAATATTCAAACACGATGACGAg TTATATAAAGCGATGGCCAGCAAAGAGGTTATTATCAGCGCTGGGGCTCTTGGATCGCCAAAACTCTTGATGCTGTCTGGCATAGGACCAGAGGAACATCTACAGGAACACGGA ATAGAACCTATAGTTAACGTTCCGGGAGTTGGACAGAATCTGCAAGACCACATGTCGGTGTACGGTCTCGTCTGGACAATTAACAAAGGTTCATCCTCTTCAATGAGACAATTCATTGCTCCCGGAGCTATTGAGCGATATGTGCTTGAAAGAGAAG GTCCTTACGCTGCCCCTATCGGGGATATAGCAAACGCATGGATAGGAGTAAACGGAGAGATCGACAACGATTATCCTGAcgtccaaatctctctctcacctgcgCCATTTCACCTCGATAGAGGGCTCTTTGTTCCCTACATCTTCGGCTTGGAGAAAGAG CTCTACATGAGGCATTATTCTCCCTTATTTGGTGAGGATGGCTTCACACTGCTAATTAACCTGCTGAGACCCAAGAGTGTTGGATCGGTAACCCTAAGATCTAGCAACCCAGACGACCTACCTGTCATTGATCCTCAATACTTAAGCAACGACGATGATATATACACCTTGCTGAAAG GTGTAAAAGCAGCCGTGATACTAGGAAATTCAACTGCTTTCAGACAGAATTTTGATGCTAAGCTATACGATAAT CCAGTTCCAGGGTGTGAAGGGGAGACATTCGCATCAGACAGGTACTGGGTATGTTACATACGTCACATGGCAACGTCCTTTTGGCATCCTGCCGGCACTTGCAAGATGGGTCCTTCAGATGACCCTTTCGCTGTCGTCGATCCACGGTTAAG AGTTCACGGAGTGAAAGGTCTGAGAGTTATTGACGCATCCATAATGCCCGTCATCGTCTCCGCCAACCCGATGGCAGCGTCGATCATGATCGGGGAGAAGGGAGCCGACCTCATCAAACAAGACTGGGGGCTTAATGTCGGATATTGA